The Pungitius pungitius chromosome 10, fPunPun2.1, whole genome shotgun sequence genome has a window encoding:
- the sp3a gene encoding transcription factor Sp3a isoform X1: protein MTAPEQRMKSEDMAALDGDGSQSNFLQERGNQDTQPSPLDLLATTCTTVGSPSSEVDRGGEADVTSDPSTQLAGTEKWEVLTSTRAAKDESGLIQIQNEGILTSNGQYVLPLQNLQSQPIFVTSGSDTSSANSVPNIQYQVIPQIQTADGQMSFSASGLEGLTLSQNATGQIHLLPDGSQSLSVTSTANILNNNNHQNLISQAGNIQQLQGVSIGSSTFNNQVVTNVPVGLPGNITFVPINSVDLDSLGLSGAQTIATGVTADGQLIMTSQPLDGSESVTKTDNHHSQTLPADGSNANHEIYVPTSSSQLQIPMNQSGLLTQDTSLSSVGTEQADSTSGLQEGFIQQSQENSIQVSSGQSVIQLQQVPIQTSNGQVVHSMSAGGQNLQNVQLINPGTFIIQAQTVTPSGQIQWQTFQVQGVQNLQNLQLPTTPPQQITLAPVQTLSLGSNPVSVGTGQIPNLQTVTVNTMTQNEGDPDHPGDIRIKEEPDSGDWQLSTDSTLNTNDLSHLRVQLVDEDDQLGQEGKRLRRVACTCPNCKDSSGRGSSTGKKKQHICHIAGCEKVYGKTSHLRAHLRWHSGERPFVCSWMFCGKRFTRSDELQRHRRTHTGEKKFVCPECSKRFMRSDHLAKHIKTHQNKKGVNSGSAVVASMESAGSSDSIITTAGGTTLILTNIQQGSSDAQDILANAEMPLQLVATVAAGEVME from the exons GACACTCAGCCGTCACCCCTAGACCTGCTGGCAACCACCTGCACTACGGTCGGGTCACCTTCGTCAGAGGTGGACAGAGGTGGTGAAGCTGATGTG ACATCAGATCCATCTACTCAGCTTGCTGGAACTGAAAAATGGGAGGTTTTAACCTCCACAAGAGCAGCAAAAGATGAATCTGGATTGATTCAAATCCAAAACGAAGGAATATTAACATCGAATGGACAGTATGTTCTTCCTCTCCAGAACTTACAGAGTCAGCCAATCTTTGTGACGTCAGGATCTGACACCTCATCTGCCAATTCAGTGCCTAACATTCAGTACCAAGTAATTCCTCAGATCCAAACAGCCGACGGACAGATGAGCTTCTCCGCTTCCGGCTTGGAAGGATTGACTCTGTCTCAGAATGCCACGGGGCAGATTCATCTCCTACCAGACGGGAGCCAGAGCCTCAGTGTAACATCGACTGCAAACATccttaacaacaacaaccaccagaACCTCATCTCACAGGCTGGTAATATCCAGCAGCTCCAGGGGGTTTCCATCGGCAGCTCCACCTTCAACAACCAGGTTGTTACAAACGTGCCTGTGGGTTTGCCTGGGAACATTACTTTTGTTCCTATTAACAGCGTGGACCTGGACTCCCTCGGCCTCTCTGGTGCTCAGACTATAGCAACAGGGGTCACTGCTGATGGCCAGCTAATCATGACGAGTCAGCCCCTCGATGGCTCGGAGAGCGTGACGAAGACCGATAATCACCATTCACAGACACTACCAGCCGATGGCTCGAATGCAAATCACGAGATCTATGTGCCAACCTCTTCCTCTCAGCTACAAATTCCAATGAACCAATCGGGTCTGCTGACACAAGACACTTCGTTGTCATCTGTGGGTACGGAGCAAGCGGACTCGACTTCTGGTCTCCAGGAGGGCTTCATCCAACAGAGCCAGGAGAATAGCATCCAGGTGTCTTCAGGTCAGTCCGTCATTCAGCTGCAGCAGGTACCCATCCAGACCAGCAACGGTCAGGTGGTCCACTCCATGTCAGCAGGCGGGCAGAACCTGCAAAACGTGCAGCTGATCAACCCGGGAACATTCATCATCCAAGCTCAGACGGTCACACCGTCGGGTCAGATACAATGGCAGACCTTTCAGGTGCAGGGAGTGCAGAACCTACAGAACCTGCAGCTGCCGACGACACCCCCCCAGCAGATAACCCTGGCTCCAGTCCAGACGCTATCACTGGGTTCCAATCCAGTCAGCGTCGGTACGGGGCAGATCCCCAACCTGCAGACTGTGACGGTCAACACAATGACTCAAAATGAAGGAGACCCTGACCACCCTGGAG ATATTAGGATAAAAGAAGAGCCAGACTCTGGAGACTGGCAGCTGAGCACCGACTCCACCCTGAACACCAACGACTTGTCCCACCTGCGCGTCCAGCTGGTGGATGAGGACGATCAGTTGGGTCAGGAGGGCAAGAGGCTGCGCAGAGTGGCCTGTACATGCCCCAACTGTAAAGATTCCAGTGGCAG AGGGTCCAGCACTGGGAAGAAAAAGCAGCACATCTGCCACATTGCTGGCTGTGAGAAAGTGTACGGAAAGACGTCGCACCTGCGAGCACACCTGCGCTGGCATTCAGGGGAGCGACCCTTTGTTTGCAGCTGGATGTTCTGCGGGAAAAGGTTCACACGCAGTGACGAGCTGCAGAGACATaggagaacacacacag GAGAGAAAAAGTTTGTCTGCCCCGAATGCTCGAAGCGTTTCATGCGGAGCGACCACCTGGCGAAGCACATTAAAACTCATCAGAACAAAAAAGGCGTGAACTCTGGCAGCGCCGTGGTGGCGTCGATGGAATCCGCGGGCTCCTCAGACAGCATCATCACCACGGCGGGCGGGACCACCCTCATCCTCACCAACATCCAGCAGGGCTCCAGCGACGCCCAGGACATCCTGGCCAACGCCGAGATGCCGCTCCAGCTCGTCGCCACGGTAGCGGCCGGCGAAGTCATGGAGTGA
- the sp3a gene encoding transcription factor Sp3a isoform X3, whose product MTAPEQRMKSEDMAALDGDGSQSNFLQERGNQDTQPSPLDLLATTCTTVGSPSSEVDRGGEADVTSDPSTQLAGTEKWEVLTSTRAAKDESGLIQIQNEGILTSNGQYVLPLQNLQSQPIFVTSGSDTSSANSVPNIQYQVIPQIQTADGQMSFSASGLEGLTLSQNATGQIHLLPDGSQSLSVTSTANILNNNNHQNLISQAGNIQQLQGVSIGSSTFNNQVVTNVPVGLPGNITFVPINSVDLDSLGLSGAQTIATGVTADGQLIMTSQPLDGSESVTKTDNHHSQTLPADGSNANHEIYVPTSSSQLQIPMNQSGLLTQDTSLSSVGTEQADSTSGLQEGFIQQSQENSIQVSSGQSVIQLQQVPIQTSNGQVVHSMSAGGQNLQNVQLINPGTFIIQAQTVTPSGQIQWQTFQVQGVQNLQNLQLPTTPPQQITLAPVQTLSLGSNPVSVGTGQIPNLQTVTVNTMTQNEGDPDHPGDIRIKEEPDSGDWQLSTDSTLNTNDLSHLRVQLVDEDDQLGQEGKRLRRVACTCPNCKDSSGSTGKKKQHICHIAGCEKVYGKTSHLRAHLRWHSGERPFVCSWMFCGKRFTRSDELQRHRRTHTGEKKFVCPECSKRFMRSDHLAKHIKTHQNKKGVNSGSAVVASMESAGSSDSIITTAGGTTLILTNIQQGSSDAQDILANAEMPLQLVATVAAGEVME is encoded by the exons GACACTCAGCCGTCACCCCTAGACCTGCTGGCAACCACCTGCACTACGGTCGGGTCACCTTCGTCAGAGGTGGACAGAGGTGGTGAAGCTGATGTG ACATCAGATCCATCTACTCAGCTTGCTGGAACTGAAAAATGGGAGGTTTTAACCTCCACAAGAGCAGCAAAAGATGAATCTGGATTGATTCAAATCCAAAACGAAGGAATATTAACATCGAATGGACAGTATGTTCTTCCTCTCCAGAACTTACAGAGTCAGCCAATCTTTGTGACGTCAGGATCTGACACCTCATCTGCCAATTCAGTGCCTAACATTCAGTACCAAGTAATTCCTCAGATCCAAACAGCCGACGGACAGATGAGCTTCTCCGCTTCCGGCTTGGAAGGATTGACTCTGTCTCAGAATGCCACGGGGCAGATTCATCTCCTACCAGACGGGAGCCAGAGCCTCAGTGTAACATCGACTGCAAACATccttaacaacaacaaccaccagaACCTCATCTCACAGGCTGGTAATATCCAGCAGCTCCAGGGGGTTTCCATCGGCAGCTCCACCTTCAACAACCAGGTTGTTACAAACGTGCCTGTGGGTTTGCCTGGGAACATTACTTTTGTTCCTATTAACAGCGTGGACCTGGACTCCCTCGGCCTCTCTGGTGCTCAGACTATAGCAACAGGGGTCACTGCTGATGGCCAGCTAATCATGACGAGTCAGCCCCTCGATGGCTCGGAGAGCGTGACGAAGACCGATAATCACCATTCACAGACACTACCAGCCGATGGCTCGAATGCAAATCACGAGATCTATGTGCCAACCTCTTCCTCTCAGCTACAAATTCCAATGAACCAATCGGGTCTGCTGACACAAGACACTTCGTTGTCATCTGTGGGTACGGAGCAAGCGGACTCGACTTCTGGTCTCCAGGAGGGCTTCATCCAACAGAGCCAGGAGAATAGCATCCAGGTGTCTTCAGGTCAGTCCGTCATTCAGCTGCAGCAGGTACCCATCCAGACCAGCAACGGTCAGGTGGTCCACTCCATGTCAGCAGGCGGGCAGAACCTGCAAAACGTGCAGCTGATCAACCCGGGAACATTCATCATCCAAGCTCAGACGGTCACACCGTCGGGTCAGATACAATGGCAGACCTTTCAGGTGCAGGGAGTGCAGAACCTACAGAACCTGCAGCTGCCGACGACACCCCCCCAGCAGATAACCCTGGCTCCAGTCCAGACGCTATCACTGGGTTCCAATCCAGTCAGCGTCGGTACGGGGCAGATCCCCAACCTGCAGACTGTGACGGTCAACACAATGACTCAAAATGAAGGAGACCCTGACCACCCTGGAG ATATTAGGATAAAAGAAGAGCCAGACTCTGGAGACTGGCAGCTGAGCACCGACTCCACCCTGAACACCAACGACTTGTCCCACCTGCGCGTCCAGCTGGTGGATGAGGACGATCAGTTGGGTCAGGAGGGCAAGAGGCTGCGCAGAGTGGCCTGTACATGCCCCAACTGTAAAGATTCCAGTGGCAG CACTGGGAAGAAAAAGCAGCACATCTGCCACATTGCTGGCTGTGAGAAAGTGTACGGAAAGACGTCGCACCTGCGAGCACACCTGCGCTGGCATTCAGGGGAGCGACCCTTTGTTTGCAGCTGGATGTTCTGCGGGAAAAGGTTCACACGCAGTGACGAGCTGCAGAGACATaggagaacacacacag GAGAGAAAAAGTTTGTCTGCCCCGAATGCTCGAAGCGTTTCATGCGGAGCGACCACCTGGCGAAGCACATTAAAACTCATCAGAACAAAAAAGGCGTGAACTCTGGCAGCGCCGTGGTGGCGTCGATGGAATCCGCGGGCTCCTCAGACAGCATCATCACCACGGCGGGCGGGACCACCCTCATCCTCACCAACATCCAGCAGGGCTCCAGCGACGCCCAGGACATCCTGGCCAACGCCGAGATGCCGCTCCAGCTCGTCGCCACGGTAGCGGCCGGCGAAGTCATGGAGTGA
- the sp3a gene encoding transcription factor Sp3a isoform X2, protein MTAPEQRMKSEDMAALDGDGSQSNFLQERGNQPSPLDLLATTCTTVGSPSSEVDRGGEADVTSDPSTQLAGTEKWEVLTSTRAAKDESGLIQIQNEGILTSNGQYVLPLQNLQSQPIFVTSGSDTSSANSVPNIQYQVIPQIQTADGQMSFSASGLEGLTLSQNATGQIHLLPDGSQSLSVTSTANILNNNNHQNLISQAGNIQQLQGVSIGSSTFNNQVVTNVPVGLPGNITFVPINSVDLDSLGLSGAQTIATGVTADGQLIMTSQPLDGSESVTKTDNHHSQTLPADGSNANHEIYVPTSSSQLQIPMNQSGLLTQDTSLSSVGTEQADSTSGLQEGFIQQSQENSIQVSSGQSVIQLQQVPIQTSNGQVVHSMSAGGQNLQNVQLINPGTFIIQAQTVTPSGQIQWQTFQVQGVQNLQNLQLPTTPPQQITLAPVQTLSLGSNPVSVGTGQIPNLQTVTVNTMTQNEGDPDHPGDIRIKEEPDSGDWQLSTDSTLNTNDLSHLRVQLVDEDDQLGQEGKRLRRVACTCPNCKDSSGRGSSTGKKKQHICHIAGCEKVYGKTSHLRAHLRWHSGERPFVCSWMFCGKRFTRSDELQRHRRTHTGEKKFVCPECSKRFMRSDHLAKHIKTHQNKKGVNSGSAVVASMESAGSSDSIITTAGGTTLILTNIQQGSSDAQDILANAEMPLQLVATVAAGEVME, encoded by the exons CCGTCACCCCTAGACCTGCTGGCAACCACCTGCACTACGGTCGGGTCACCTTCGTCAGAGGTGGACAGAGGTGGTGAAGCTGATGTG ACATCAGATCCATCTACTCAGCTTGCTGGAACTGAAAAATGGGAGGTTTTAACCTCCACAAGAGCAGCAAAAGATGAATCTGGATTGATTCAAATCCAAAACGAAGGAATATTAACATCGAATGGACAGTATGTTCTTCCTCTCCAGAACTTACAGAGTCAGCCAATCTTTGTGACGTCAGGATCTGACACCTCATCTGCCAATTCAGTGCCTAACATTCAGTACCAAGTAATTCCTCAGATCCAAACAGCCGACGGACAGATGAGCTTCTCCGCTTCCGGCTTGGAAGGATTGACTCTGTCTCAGAATGCCACGGGGCAGATTCATCTCCTACCAGACGGGAGCCAGAGCCTCAGTGTAACATCGACTGCAAACATccttaacaacaacaaccaccagaACCTCATCTCACAGGCTGGTAATATCCAGCAGCTCCAGGGGGTTTCCATCGGCAGCTCCACCTTCAACAACCAGGTTGTTACAAACGTGCCTGTGGGTTTGCCTGGGAACATTACTTTTGTTCCTATTAACAGCGTGGACCTGGACTCCCTCGGCCTCTCTGGTGCTCAGACTATAGCAACAGGGGTCACTGCTGATGGCCAGCTAATCATGACGAGTCAGCCCCTCGATGGCTCGGAGAGCGTGACGAAGACCGATAATCACCATTCACAGACACTACCAGCCGATGGCTCGAATGCAAATCACGAGATCTATGTGCCAACCTCTTCCTCTCAGCTACAAATTCCAATGAACCAATCGGGTCTGCTGACACAAGACACTTCGTTGTCATCTGTGGGTACGGAGCAAGCGGACTCGACTTCTGGTCTCCAGGAGGGCTTCATCCAACAGAGCCAGGAGAATAGCATCCAGGTGTCTTCAGGTCAGTCCGTCATTCAGCTGCAGCAGGTACCCATCCAGACCAGCAACGGTCAGGTGGTCCACTCCATGTCAGCAGGCGGGCAGAACCTGCAAAACGTGCAGCTGATCAACCCGGGAACATTCATCATCCAAGCTCAGACGGTCACACCGTCGGGTCAGATACAATGGCAGACCTTTCAGGTGCAGGGAGTGCAGAACCTACAGAACCTGCAGCTGCCGACGACACCCCCCCAGCAGATAACCCTGGCTCCAGTCCAGACGCTATCACTGGGTTCCAATCCAGTCAGCGTCGGTACGGGGCAGATCCCCAACCTGCAGACTGTGACGGTCAACACAATGACTCAAAATGAAGGAGACCCTGACCACCCTGGAG ATATTAGGATAAAAGAAGAGCCAGACTCTGGAGACTGGCAGCTGAGCACCGACTCCACCCTGAACACCAACGACTTGTCCCACCTGCGCGTCCAGCTGGTGGATGAGGACGATCAGTTGGGTCAGGAGGGCAAGAGGCTGCGCAGAGTGGCCTGTACATGCCCCAACTGTAAAGATTCCAGTGGCAG AGGGTCCAGCACTGGGAAGAAAAAGCAGCACATCTGCCACATTGCTGGCTGTGAGAAAGTGTACGGAAAGACGTCGCACCTGCGAGCACACCTGCGCTGGCATTCAGGGGAGCGACCCTTTGTTTGCAGCTGGATGTTCTGCGGGAAAAGGTTCACACGCAGTGACGAGCTGCAGAGACATaggagaacacacacag GAGAGAAAAAGTTTGTCTGCCCCGAATGCTCGAAGCGTTTCATGCGGAGCGACCACCTGGCGAAGCACATTAAAACTCATCAGAACAAAAAAGGCGTGAACTCTGGCAGCGCCGTGGTGGCGTCGATGGAATCCGCGGGCTCCTCAGACAGCATCATCACCACGGCGGGCGGGACCACCCTCATCCTCACCAACATCCAGCAGGGCTCCAGCGACGCCCAGGACATCCTGGCCAACGCCGAGATGCCGCTCCAGCTCGTCGCCACGGTAGCGGCCGGCGAAGTCATGGAGTGA
- the sp3a gene encoding transcription factor Sp3a isoform X4, with amino-acid sequence MTAPEQRMKSEDMAALDGDGSQSNFLQERGNQTSDPSTQLAGTEKWEVLTSTRAAKDESGLIQIQNEGILTSNGQYVLPLQNLQSQPIFVTSGSDTSSANSVPNIQYQVIPQIQTADGQMSFSASGLEGLTLSQNATGQIHLLPDGSQSLSVTSTANILNNNNHQNLISQAGNIQQLQGVSIGSSTFNNQVVTNVPVGLPGNITFVPINSVDLDSLGLSGAQTIATGVTADGQLIMTSQPLDGSESVTKTDNHHSQTLPADGSNANHEIYVPTSSSQLQIPMNQSGLLTQDTSLSSVGTEQADSTSGLQEGFIQQSQENSIQVSSGQSVIQLQQVPIQTSNGQVVHSMSAGGQNLQNVQLINPGTFIIQAQTVTPSGQIQWQTFQVQGVQNLQNLQLPTTPPQQITLAPVQTLSLGSNPVSVGTGQIPNLQTVTVNTMTQNEGDPDHPGDIRIKEEPDSGDWQLSTDSTLNTNDLSHLRVQLVDEDDQLGQEGKRLRRVACTCPNCKDSSGRGSSTGKKKQHICHIAGCEKVYGKTSHLRAHLRWHSGERPFVCSWMFCGKRFTRSDELQRHRRTHTGEKKFVCPECSKRFMRSDHLAKHIKTHQNKKGVNSGSAVVASMESAGSSDSIITTAGGTTLILTNIQQGSSDAQDILANAEMPLQLVATVAAGEVME; translated from the exons ACATCAGATCCATCTACTCAGCTTGCTGGAACTGAAAAATGGGAGGTTTTAACCTCCACAAGAGCAGCAAAAGATGAATCTGGATTGATTCAAATCCAAAACGAAGGAATATTAACATCGAATGGACAGTATGTTCTTCCTCTCCAGAACTTACAGAGTCAGCCAATCTTTGTGACGTCAGGATCTGACACCTCATCTGCCAATTCAGTGCCTAACATTCAGTACCAAGTAATTCCTCAGATCCAAACAGCCGACGGACAGATGAGCTTCTCCGCTTCCGGCTTGGAAGGATTGACTCTGTCTCAGAATGCCACGGGGCAGATTCATCTCCTACCAGACGGGAGCCAGAGCCTCAGTGTAACATCGACTGCAAACATccttaacaacaacaaccaccagaACCTCATCTCACAGGCTGGTAATATCCAGCAGCTCCAGGGGGTTTCCATCGGCAGCTCCACCTTCAACAACCAGGTTGTTACAAACGTGCCTGTGGGTTTGCCTGGGAACATTACTTTTGTTCCTATTAACAGCGTGGACCTGGACTCCCTCGGCCTCTCTGGTGCTCAGACTATAGCAACAGGGGTCACTGCTGATGGCCAGCTAATCATGACGAGTCAGCCCCTCGATGGCTCGGAGAGCGTGACGAAGACCGATAATCACCATTCACAGACACTACCAGCCGATGGCTCGAATGCAAATCACGAGATCTATGTGCCAACCTCTTCCTCTCAGCTACAAATTCCAATGAACCAATCGGGTCTGCTGACACAAGACACTTCGTTGTCATCTGTGGGTACGGAGCAAGCGGACTCGACTTCTGGTCTCCAGGAGGGCTTCATCCAACAGAGCCAGGAGAATAGCATCCAGGTGTCTTCAGGTCAGTCCGTCATTCAGCTGCAGCAGGTACCCATCCAGACCAGCAACGGTCAGGTGGTCCACTCCATGTCAGCAGGCGGGCAGAACCTGCAAAACGTGCAGCTGATCAACCCGGGAACATTCATCATCCAAGCTCAGACGGTCACACCGTCGGGTCAGATACAATGGCAGACCTTTCAGGTGCAGGGAGTGCAGAACCTACAGAACCTGCAGCTGCCGACGACACCCCCCCAGCAGATAACCCTGGCTCCAGTCCAGACGCTATCACTGGGTTCCAATCCAGTCAGCGTCGGTACGGGGCAGATCCCCAACCTGCAGACTGTGACGGTCAACACAATGACTCAAAATGAAGGAGACCCTGACCACCCTGGAG ATATTAGGATAAAAGAAGAGCCAGACTCTGGAGACTGGCAGCTGAGCACCGACTCCACCCTGAACACCAACGACTTGTCCCACCTGCGCGTCCAGCTGGTGGATGAGGACGATCAGTTGGGTCAGGAGGGCAAGAGGCTGCGCAGAGTGGCCTGTACATGCCCCAACTGTAAAGATTCCAGTGGCAG AGGGTCCAGCACTGGGAAGAAAAAGCAGCACATCTGCCACATTGCTGGCTGTGAGAAAGTGTACGGAAAGACGTCGCACCTGCGAGCACACCTGCGCTGGCATTCAGGGGAGCGACCCTTTGTTTGCAGCTGGATGTTCTGCGGGAAAAGGTTCACACGCAGTGACGAGCTGCAGAGACATaggagaacacacacag GAGAGAAAAAGTTTGTCTGCCCCGAATGCTCGAAGCGTTTCATGCGGAGCGACCACCTGGCGAAGCACATTAAAACTCATCAGAACAAAAAAGGCGTGAACTCTGGCAGCGCCGTGGTGGCGTCGATGGAATCCGCGGGCTCCTCAGACAGCATCATCACCACGGCGGGCGGGACCACCCTCATCCTCACCAACATCCAGCAGGGCTCCAGCGACGCCCAGGACATCCTGGCCAACGCCGAGATGCCGCTCCAGCTCGTCGCCACGGTAGCGGCCGGCGAAGTCATGGAGTGA